In Nitrososphaerota archaeon, one genomic interval encodes:
- a CDS encoding ABC transporter ATP-binding protein has protein sequence MHIIEIENLSFRYTTSDRKILDNINMVVNEGEFILLIGPSGCGKTTLCKCLNGLIPHFHQGIMEGKVIVNNYNVAETPPYILAGSIGMVFQNPENQLFSLSVENDIAFALENLGYPRDGIKERVDFALKAVGIEDLRNRSPFELSGGQQQKVAIASILAMRPKIMVLDEPTSFLDPLSAKNIIDLISELRNKLNITIILVEHRLDLAARNATRIILMDNGKIVLDDEPRKIFSRIETEVLGVATPKIIRIAKSINKKYQIFNELPLTIEEFSSILRRNFIDRSK, from the coding sequence ATGCATATAATAGAAATAGAGAATCTAAGTTTCAGATATACTACATCCGATAGAAAAATTCTAGATAATATAAATATGGTAGTAAATGAAGGGGAATTTATTTTACTTATTGGCCCAAGTGGATGTGGAAAAACAACTTTATGTAAATGCTTAAATGGATTAATACCACATTTTCATCAAGGAATAATGGAAGGAAAAGTTATAGTAAATAATTATAATGTAGCTGAAACCCCTCCATATATTTTAGCTGGTTCTATTGGAATGGTTTTTCAAAATCCTGAAAATCAATTATTTTCATTAAGTGTAGAAAATGATATAGCATTTGCTTTAGAAAATTTAGGATATCCAAGAGATGGAATAAAAGAAAGAGTAGATTTTGCTTTAAAAGCTGTTGGAATAGAAGATTTAAGAAATAGGTCACCTTTTGAATTATCAGGAGGGCAGCAACAAAAAGTTGCTATTGCATCAATATTAGCTATGAGACCAAAAATAATGGTTTTGGATGAACCAACTTCTTTCCTAGATCCCTTATCAGCTAAGAATATAATAGATTTAATATCTGAATTAAGGAATAAACTAAATATAACGATTATACTTGTTGAACATAGGCTAGACCTTGCTGCAAGAAATGCTACAAGAATAATTTTAATGGATAATGGAAAAATAGTTTTAGATGATGAGCCTAGAAAAATTTTTTCAAGAATTGAAACAGAAGTACTTGGAGTAGCAACACCTAAAATAATTAGAATTGCAAAATCTATAAATAAAAAATATCAAATATTTAATGAATTGCCTTTAACTATTGAAGAATTCTCAAGCATTCTTAGGAGGAATTTTATTGATAGAAGTAAATAA
- a CDS encoding ABC transporter ATP-binding protein: MIEVNNIEYIYPSGIKALDGINLKIQNGEYVALMGENGAGKTTLIKHFNGLLKPTKGDVYINGINTKNESIAKLSRMVGIVFQNPDHQFFEENIEKEVSFALRNFGFKEEVIKKRIDWALNFMNLEKYRNQPPFLLSGGEKKRLALAIILSWDPEIIVLDEPTIGQDYIQKEKLMQLIIQLNTQGKTVVIATHDIEFVAESKPRVILLSKGKIIDDGPTEEVLTDIEKIKKCSLILPQVTQLMYSLSDLGFPRKIVSVEDAVKLISNKLEGK; the protein is encoded by the coding sequence TTGATAGAAGTAAATAATATAGAATATATTTATCCATCAGGAATTAAAGCTTTAGATGGAATTAATTTAAAAATTCAAAATGGAGAATATGTAGCATTAATGGGAGAAAATGGAGCAGGAAAAACAACATTAATAAAACATTTTAATGGATTACTTAAACCAACTAAAGGAGATGTTTATATAAATGGCATTAATACAAAGAATGAATCTATTGCTAAACTTTCAAGAATGGTTGGAATAGTATTCCAGAATCCAGACCATCAATTTTTCGAAGAAAATATAGAAAAGGAAGTTTCATTTGCTTTAAGAAATTTTGGATTTAAAGAAGAAGTTATAAAGAAAAGGATTGATTGGGCTTTAAATTTCATGAACTTAGAAAAGTATAGAAATCAACCCCCATTCTTACTTAGTGGAGGGGAAAAGAAAAGATTGGCACTAGCTATAATTTTATCATGGGATCCAGAAATAATAGTTTTAGATGAACCAACAATTGGTCAAGATTATATTCAAAAAGAAAAATTGATGCAATTAATAATTCAACTTAATACACAAGGAAAAACAGTTGTTATAGCTACTCATGATATAGAATTTGTTGCAGAATCTAAACCACGTGTAATTTTATTATCAAAAGGGAAAATAATTGATGATGGACCAACAGAAGAAGTTTTAACAGATATTGAAAAAATAAAAAAATGCTCATTAATACTTCCACAAGTCACACAATTAATGTACAGCCTTTCAGATTTAGGATTTCCAAGAAAAATTGTAAGCGTTGAAGATGCTGTAAAATTAATTTCAAATAAATTGGAGGGAAAATAA
- a CDS encoding PIN domain-containing protein, which yields MIETDILYAFIKKEDWLKATAENIIKRIVVGEFGIVYTSRECLHELYYISKEEGVSLDEYIARAASITAIENLKFLETTYEIDLLALTLMRQYNLKSIFDAYYAATALNQVEDHKIISTDDVYDTIPGLIRIDPRKL from the coding sequence ATGATTGAAACAGATATACTATATGCATTTATTAAAAAAGAAGATTGGTTAAAAGCTACTGCTGAGAATATTATAAAAAGAATTGTTGTAGGAGAATTTGGAATAGTTTATACCTCAAGAGAGTGTTTACATGAACTTTATTATATTTCAAAGGAAGAGGGAGTTAGCTTAGATGAGTACATTGCTAGAGCTGCATCGATAACAGCTATAGAAAATTTGAAATTCTTAGAAACAACATATGAAATAGACCTTTTAGCTTTAACATTAATGAGACAATACAATTTAAAATCAATATTTGATGCATATTATGCTGCTACCGCTTTAAATCAAGTTGAAGATCATAAAATAATCTCAACAGATGATGTATATGATACTATACCGGGATTAATAAGAATAGATCCTAGAAAACTCTAA
- a CDS encoding energy-coupling factor transporter transmembrane component T: MSLFEGFKFKSISSPIHELDPRVKLAMSFSIFLISMMYIEIQISILLLIIQLPIAYIAKILKEWIKSLSSSLFLAAFVFFMNIGVSYFTSGYMLTIFDVYNALALSIRLITLFTAFSIFLLTTTPDELGLVMNSFHIPYDFTFAFIMAVRFVPVLVGELQTILDAQKSRGLEIEKGNLIKRIRNLIPVFIPLLVNVFRRSIELAEALEVKAFGASKKRTNFKELKMDFIDYALLFIIIVISIIAIYARFIIKSSIF, encoded by the coding sequence ATGAGTCTGTTTGAGGGATTTAAGTTTAAATCTATTAGTTCTCCAATACATGAACTTGACCCACGTGTAAAATTAGCAATGTCATTTTCAATATTTTTAATATCAATGATGTATATTGAGATACAAATTTCAATTTTATTATTAATTATTCAACTTCCAATAGCGTATATAGCTAAAATATTAAAAGAATGGATAAAATCTCTTTCAAGTTCATTATTTTTAGCAGCATTTGTTTTTTTCATGAATATTGGTGTAAGTTATTTTACTTCAGGATATATGCTTACAATATTTGATGTGTATAATGCATTAGCATTATCTATTAGATTAATAACTCTTTTTACTGCTTTCTCAATATTTTTATTAACAACCACTCCGGATGAATTGGGATTGGTTATGAATTCATTCCATATACCTTATGATTTTACTTTTGCTTTTATTATGGCAGTAAGATTTGTTCCAGTTTTAGTAGGAGAATTGCAAACTATTTTAGATGCACAAAAATCTCGTGGATTAGAAATTGAAAAAGGAAATTTAATTAAAAGAATAAGGAATTTAATACCTGTATTTATTCCACTTCTTGTAAATGTTTTTAGAAGAAGTATAGAACTTGCTGAAGCTCTTGAAGTAAAAGCATTTGGTGCTTCTAAGAAAAGGACTAATTTTAAAGAATTAAAAATGGATTTTATTGATTATGCTTTATTATTTATAATTATAGTAATATCAATAATAGCTATTTATGCTAGATTTATAATAAAATCATCTATTTTTTAA
- a CDS encoding metal ABC transporter ATP-binding protein, whose product MPEVILKVKNLNVELNGEKILENLSFEVKEGEVLTILGPNGAGKTVLLKTLLKLFPYKGEIEWKSGIKIGYVPQRLPFIKDIPMSVKEFFKLKNASENEAKNILNLIGLEEKILEKKIGDLSSGQFQRILVGWALVLSPQVLLFDEPMAGIDIGGQESIYNLLEKLRKEKNLTILLVTHDLSLVYTFANNCLCLNKKILCYGAPKKLTPELLSQLYGGEIKIYQHFH is encoded by the coding sequence ATGCCTGAAGTTATTTTAAAAGTAAAAAATTTAAATGTAGAATTAAATGGAGAAAAAATTTTAGAAAATTTATCTTTTGAAGTAAAAGAAGGAGAAGTTTTAACAATCTTAGGACCAAATGGAGCAGGAAAAACAGTATTACTTAAAACCTTATTAAAACTCTTTCCTTATAAAGGAGAAATTGAATGGAAATCAGGAATTAAAATTGGCTATGTTCCTCAAAGATTACCTTTTATAAAAGATATCCCAATGAGCGTTAAAGAATTTTTTAAATTGAAAAATGCTTCTGAAAATGAAGCTAAAAATATTTTAAATTTAATAGGTTTAGAAGAAAAAATATTAGAAAAGAAAATTGGAGACTTATCTTCAGGTCAATTTCAAAGAATTTTAGTTGGTTGGGCATTAGTTTTAAGTCCTCAAGTTTTGCTTTTTGACGAACCAATGGCTGGTATTGATATTGGTGGACAAGAATCAATATATAATCTTTTAGAAAAATTAAGAAAAGAAAAAAATTTAACAATTTTATTAGTTACTCATGATTTAAGCCTTGTTTATACTTTTGCTAATAATTGTCTTTGTTTAAATAAAAAAATATTATGTTATGGTGCTCCTAAGAAATTAACTCCTGAACTTCTTTCTCAACTTTATGGTGGAGAAATAAAAATTTATCAACACTTCCATTAA
- a CDS encoding zinc ribbon domain-containing protein, which produces MPTFNKNQRNIKQILVNADYTSRIYSKCGNEGKLIKYIAKGKIKRYFKCNNCGYKDDKHFNASSNIAKRAIEYLKKVAFPEPMC; this is translated from the coding sequence TTGCCAACATTCAATAAAAATCAAAGAAATATAAAACAAATCTTAGTTAATGCTGACTATACTTCAAGAATATACAGTAAATGTGGAAATGAAGGAAAATTAATAAAATATATAGCAAAAGGAAAAATAAAGAGATACTTTAAATGCAATAATTGTGGATATAAAGACGATAAACATTTCAATGCTTCAAGCAATATTGCAAAAAGAGCAATTGAATATCTTAAAAAGGTTGCTTTTCCCGAACCCATGTGCTAA
- the hxlB gene encoding 6-phospho-3-hexuloisomerase, whose translation MVEEILSQIKDSLSKIDKEQIEKFIDMLVNARGRKILISGAGRTGLVARAFAMRLMHLGYLVYVVGETITPSLEKDDILIAISGSGTTTLVVEAAKAAKIIGSKVIAITSFPESPLVQLADHTIILPGRTKTSSKTDYFSRQILGFHEPLLPLGTLFETNCLIFLDIIIVELMKELNITEEEIKKRHANIEGL comes from the coding sequence GTGGTAGAAGAAATCTTATCTCAAATAAAAGATTCATTAAGTAAAATAGATAAAGAGCAAATAGAAAAATTTATTGATATGTTAGTTAATGCTAGAGGAAGGAAAATACTTATTAGTGGAGCTGGCAGAACTGGTCTTGTTGCAAGAGCTTTTGCAATGCGTTTAATGCATTTAGGATATCTTGTATACGTTGTTGGGGAAACAATTACTCCATCTCTTGAAAAAGATGATATATTAATAGCTATTTCAGGATCAGGAACTACAACTCTAGTAGTTGAGGCAGCTAAAGCAGCAAAAATAATTGGCTCTAAAGTTATTGCAATTACATCTTTTCCAGAATCACCTTTAGTTCAATTAGCAGATCATACAATTATTCTTCCAGGAAGAACAAAAACTTCATCTAAAACAGATTATTTCTCAAGGCAAATTTTAGGATTCCATGAACCTCTTTTGCCACTAGGAACATTGTTTGAAACAAATTGTTTAATATTTTTGGATATTATTATAGTTGAACTTATGAAAGAATTAAATATAACAGAAGAAGAAATAAAGAAAAGACATGCAAATATAGAAGGTTTATAA
- a CDS encoding NifB/NifX family molybdenum-iron cluster-binding protein: MRIIIPILENKGIDSKVSSHFGRAPFFALYNSEKNELEIIENKSEHFGGIGRPTDILLKYKPDVIFAIGIGPRAVELLKSNNIRIETGDFQTVREIIENKDRLKKLEEVCKHSRRQI; this comes from the coding sequence ATGAGAATAATAATACCAATATTAGAAAATAAAGGAATAGATTCAAAAGTATCTTCACATTTTGGTAGAGCTCCTTTTTTCGCTTTATATAATTCTGAAAAGAATGAGTTAGAAATAATTGAAAATAAGAGTGAACATTTTGGTGGCATAGGTAGACCAACAGATATTTTATTAAAATACAAACCAGATGTTATATTTGCGATTGGAATAGGACCTAGAGCAGTTGAGTTATTGAAATCAAATAATATAAGAATAGAAACAGGAGATTTTCAAACTGTTAGAGAAATTATTGAAAATAAAGACAGATTAAAAAAATTAGAAGAAGTTTGTAAACATAGTAGAAGACAAATTTAA
- a CDS encoding MIP family channel protein codes for MVKSWQKYLAELIGTYALVFFGTLSVTIFAVVLGITQPYYFGPGLFAIGITFGFIVMIMIYALGHISGTHINPAVTISLLVIRKMNVKDAVAYIIMQLIGAALASFTHAAILPQGKAVSFGLTLPGDAIGKSEITALIVEIILTFFLLLTIMGAAVDKRAPPGFAGIIIGAVVASDIFVGGPLTGGSMNPARTFGPAIASGNWTAHWVYWIGPIAGGLIAALIYEYLLAEK; via the coding sequence ATGGTTAAAAGTTGGCAAAAATATCTTGCTGAACTTATTGGAACATATGCATTAGTATTTTTTGGAACATTATCAGTAACTATATTTGCTGTTGTTTTAGGTATAACACAACCATACTATTTTGGCCCTGGTTTATTTGCTATTGGAATTACATTTGGCTTTATCGTTATGATCATGATATATGCTCTAGGTCACATTTCTGGAACACATATAAATCCTGCAGTTACTATAAGCCTATTAGTTATAAGGAAGATGAATGTTAAAGATGCAGTAGCATATATTATAATGCAACTTATAGGCGCAGCTTTAGCTAGTTTTACTCATGCCGCCATATTACCTCAAGGTAAGGCGGTATCTTTTGGTTTGACTCTTCCAGGAGATGCCATAGGTAAAAGTGAAATTACAGCTCTTATTGTTGAAATAATCCTTACATTCTTCCTTTTACTTACAATTATGGGTGCTGCTGTTGATAAGAGAGCCCCTCCAGGATTTGCGGGCATAATAATAGGGGCTGTTGTAGCTTCGGATATATTTGTTGGCGGACCACTTACTGGAGGATCTATGAATCCGGCTAGAACATTCGGGCCAGCAATAGCATCAGGGAATTGGACAGCACATTGGGTTTATTGGATAGGGCCAATAGCAGGTGGATTAATAGCTGCATTAATATATGAATATCTATTAGCCGAAAAATAA
- a CDS encoding DUF2193 domain-containing protein: protein MSKRSIEYFKKAVDETLGALSAVISVNKEKRGGRFHLDDCKPFVDAVKKMKPIDGQSPEIIALHRESVIAHYEILKGLTDYIRPEDDPFVEHYQTPPILEILYDEDPKFRDSVEKFVKTIEKNEAFVGQYVARCYGGFWGPTCVVDFAFVPGSTSNFVNQILTKVDIPDAHKKAILASKSWGMNTSYGIGAAFREAVEAGKTLTEAVKAEIEQLKKVYLTPTEAQAELMDKAGHTSFDVRKYMSSYKSKIKPVIKKAMDAGVHYGNLVVVPAYCVGDIGHHIAQSSYNMFKDDVTFAIAEASFQVLESTLRKAVSEGTLKDEWHLARVAGGTLAAAIEYILEMDGFTAPMIIDLLYKRFWSYNNMYPNRGVAAELHNVDFMDTIFRGWKILWESYPRGGPKTAGVPIDLTPIRKHEVLMNPQRYAYPGCAITVRTSSLLRLADFPCFLTAEPVTATLSTNAIAFSPNTVFSPLRARKNCAVTSMMPSRCTYCQWYRAV from the coding sequence ATGTCTAAACGTTCTATAGAATATTTTAAGAAAGCTGTCGATGAAACCCTTGGTGCTTTAAGTGCTGTAATTTCAGTAAATAAAGAAAAAAGAGGCGGACGATTCCATCTTGATGATTGTAAACCTTTTGTTGATGCTGTAAAGAAAATGAAACCAATTGATGGGCAATCTCCTGAGATTATTGCACTTCATAGAGAATCAGTTATTGCGCATTATGAAATATTAAAAGGATTAACCGATTATATTAGACCTGAAGATGACCCATTTGTTGAGCATTATCAAACTCCTCCAATTCTTGAGATCTTATACGATGAAGACCCAAAATTTAGAGATTCTGTTGAAAAATTTGTTAAAACTATTGAAAAGAATGAAGCATTTGTTGGGCAATATGTTGCTAGATGTTATGGTGGTTTTTGGGGCCCTACATGTGTAGTTGACTTTGCTTTCGTTCCTGGTAGTACAAGTAACTTTGTTAATCAAATACTTACAAAAGTTGATATACCTGATGCTCATAAGAAAGCAATACTAGCTTCTAAATCATGGGGTATGAACACATCATATGGTATTGGTGCTGCTTTCAGAGAAGCTGTGGAAGCTGGAAAAACATTAACTGAAGCTGTTAAGGCAGAAATTGAACAATTGAAGAAAGTATATCTTACACCTACTGAAGCTCAAGCTGAGCTAATGGATAAAGCTGGTCACACTTCCTTTGATGTTAGAAAGTATATGTCTTCTTATAAGAGTAAAATTAAGCCTGTCATAAAAAAGGCAATGGATGCTGGAGTTCATTATGGTAATCTTGTAGTAGTTCCAGCATATTGTGTTGGTGATATCGGGCATCATATTGCACAATCTTCTTATAATATGTTTAAGGATGATGTTACATTTGCAATTGCTGAAGCATCTTTCCAAGTCCTTGAAAGCACATTAAGAAAAGCTGTTTCTGAAGGTACTTTGAAAGATGAATGGCACTTAGCCAGAGTTGCTGGAGGTACCCTTGCAGCAGCTATCGAGTACATACTTGAGATGGATGGTTTTACTGCACCGATGATTATCGACTTGCTTTATAAGAGATTCTGGAGCTATAATAATATGTATCCAAATAGAGGTGTTGCAGCAGAGTTGCATAATGTTGACTTTATGGATACGATATTCCGTGGATGGAAAATACTTTGGGAATCATATCCGAGAGGGGGGCCTAAAACTGCTGGTGTTCCTATAGACCTTACACCAATAAGGAAGCATGAAGTTTTAATGAATCCGCAGAGATATGCTTATCCAGGATGTGCAATTACTGTTAGGACGAGTTCATTATTAAGACTTGCAGACTTTCCATGCTTCTTAACAGCAGAACCAGTAACAGCTACGCTTTCAACAAATGCCATAGCATTTAGTCCAAATACGGTATTCTCACCATTACGTGCAAGAAAGAATTGTGCGGTTACATCAATGATGCCTTCAAGATGCACGTACTGCCAATGGTACAGGGCAGTATAA
- a CDS encoding VapB-type antitoxin, whose protein sequence is MAIVKIDERRRITIPKEISVGGGKAVIIPAGTFFITIPLPVKPHEYASSWLSSKHERKELKELAEKLASEDAIKRARRRKQIDD, encoded by the coding sequence ATGGCTATAGTTAAGATCGATGAGAGAAGAAGAATAACTATTCCAAAAGAAATAAGTGTTGGAGGAGGAAAAGCAGTAATCATACCAGCTGGAACATTCTTCATTACAATTCCATTACCGGTAAAGCCGCATGAATATGCAAGTTCTTGGCTTTCATCAAAACATGAAAGAAAAGAGTTAAAGGAATTAGCTGAGAAATTAGCATCAGAAGATGCTATAAAAAGAGCAAGGAGAAGAAAACAAATTGATGATTGA
- a CDS encoding ERCC4 domain-containing protein: protein MVGKLISNYPIILADYREERSGIDQLLKKQNVMVKFQQLAVGDYIISGEYVIERKTIKDFVQSTFDGRLFDQAKRLTSVSRFPTFIIENPFSTILNEVKNINSIFGALIALSYSYRIHIFYSENIEQTATILAVIAKHGKYEYPLEPSFKIRKKAETLKEKQELIVSSIPGIGPKTAKRLLENFGSIKAIFTASPAQLSKINGLSIGKAIKIYRLINAEYPYSKKKIKEM, encoded by the coding sequence ATGGTAGGAAAATTGATTTCAAATTATCCGATTATTTTAGCTGATTATAGAGAAGAGAGGAGTGGAATAGATCAATTATTAAAAAAGCAAAACGTGATGGTAAAATTTCAACAACTTGCTGTAGGAGACTACATAATTTCAGGAGAATATGTAATAGAAAGAAAGACCATTAAAGATTTTGTACAATCTACATTTGATGGGAGATTATTTGATCAAGCTAAAAGATTAACATCTGTATCAAGATTCCCAACTTTTATTATAGAAAATCCATTTTCAACAATTTTAAATGAAGTAAAAAATATAAATTCTATTTTTGGAGCATTAATAGCTTTATCTTATTCTTATAGAATACATATATTTTATTCAGAAAATATAGAACAAACAGCAACAATATTAGCTGTAATAGCTAAGCATGGAAAATATGAATATCCATTAGAACCATCTTTTAAAATAAGAAAAAAAGCTGAAACACTTAAAGAAAAACAAGAATTAATTGTTTCTTCAATTCCTGGAATAGGACCTAAAACTGCTAAAAGACTATTAGAAAATTTTGGAAGTATAAAAGCAATTTTTACAGCTTCTCCAGCTCAACTTTCAAAAATAAATGGTTTAAGTATAGGAAAAGCAATAAAAATATATCGTTTAATAAATGCTGAATATCCTTATTCAAAAAAGAAAATCAAGGAAATGTAA
- a CDS encoding metal ABC transporter permease, which produces METQFFLSLICGIFIGGVAGYLGSLMLSKRMALVAGPLGHLTLPGIALALIYGFDISLGAFPFVILGIFLIWIFEIKTKLPMEALTAIVFASGVSTAFLFLPIEQAEEALIGDISKVSFEDTIILVLSCLFIFLIIKKIYSKMILINISEDLAKVQGIDIKKYNFVYLFLIAIIVALGVKLVGGLLTAALVAIPACTARNLSKNLSQYRFNALFFGSISCFFGILFFEITKFPAGPLIILISTFFFLISLIFKI; this is translated from the coding sequence ATGGAAACCCAATTTTTCTTAAGTTTAATTTGTGGAATATTCATTGGAGGAGTAGCAGGATATTTAGGTTCTTTAATGCTTTCAAAAAGAATGGCTTTAGTTGCTGGCCCTCTTGGTCATTTAACTTTACCAGGAATTGCTTTAGCTTTAATTTATGGCTTTGATATATCTTTAGGAGCTTTTCCTTTTGTTATTTTAGGAATATTCTTAATATGGATTTTTGAAATAAAAACAAAACTGCCAATGGAAGCTTTAACTGCAATTGTTTTTGCATCTGGAGTTTCAACTGCTTTTTTATTTTTACCAATCGAACAAGCAGAAGAAGCTTTAATTGGTGATATTTCTAAAGTAAGTTTTGAAGATACAATTATTTTAGTTTTATCTTGTCTTTTTATCTTTTTAATAATTAAAAAAATTTATTCAAAAATGATTTTGATTAATATTTCTGAAGATTTAGCTAAAGTTCAAGGAATAGATATTAAAAAATACAATTTCGTTTATCTTTTTTTAATAGCTATTATAGTTGCTTTAGGAGTAAAACTTGTTGGTGGACTTTTAACCGCTGCTTTAGTAGCTATACCAGCTTGCACAGCTAGAAATTTAAGTAAAAACCTTTCTCAATATCGTTTTAATGCTTTGTTCTTTGGTTCAATAAGTTGCTTTTTTGGAATTTTGTTTTTTGAAATAACAAAATTTCCAGCCGGTCCATTAATTATTTTAATATCAACTTTCTTTTTCTTAATTTCTTTAATTTTTAAAATATAA